The following proteins are co-located in the Hypomesus transpacificus isolate Combined female chromosome 23, fHypTra1, whole genome shotgun sequence genome:
- the atp6ap2 gene encoding renin receptor → MSLENHRRMDSLFVLVFVFLSAVTSGVSGDRLTVLQAPEYVSFQKGDWMISGEKIPDLVALTMGFSIQEDLSWPGLRAGPLFQRPRANMLVVVRGVDSLNLPQSVASYPLENPVPFTLDSVAETVHSLFSEDTPVVLQLAPSDERLYMLGKANAVFEDLPVTLQQMRARLSQDGSVVTSLPLNSLSRNAEADLLFLSEVQVLHDITALLQRHRHLAKDHSPDLYSLELSGLEELGRRYGQDSNQYRDATAILTAVLQKFGEDLYGLYGNNAVVQVVTVKNFEAPLTRKSRSILESKQISNPGSPYNLAYKYNFQYAVIFNIILWLMIILALAVIAIAYNLWNMDPGYDSIIYRMTNQKIRMD, encoded by the exons GAGTCAGTGGAGACAGACTGACCGTACTGCAGGCACCAGAGTATGTGTCTTTTCAAAAGGGAGATTGGATGATCTCAGGAGAGAAGATCCCAGACCTGGTGGCTCTCACCATGGGCTTTTCCATTCAGGAG gatctTTCTTGGCCAGGTCTGCGGGCTGGTCCATTGTTCCAACGTCCCAGGGCCAACATGCTGGTGGTTGTGCGTGGAGTTGACAGCCTAAACCTGCCCCAGAGTGTGGCCTCTTACCCCTTGGAGAAT CCTGTACCCTTTACGCTAGACAGCGTGGCTGAGACGGTCCACTCTCTGTTTTCTGAGGACACTCCTGTTGTACTTCAGCTGGCTCCCAGCGATGAG agGTTGTACATGCTGGGCAAGGCCAATGCCGTGTTTGAGGACCTTCCTGTCACCCTCCAGCAGATGAGAGCACGTCTATCTCAGGACGGCTCTGTAGTTACCTCCCTGCCCCTCAACTCACTCAGCCGCAATGCAGAG gctGATCTTCTCTTCTTGTCGGAGGTCCAGGTTCTGCATGACATCACAGCTCTG CTTCAGAGGCACCGCCACCTAGCCAAAGATCACTCCCCTGACCTCTACTCGCTGGAGCTCTCTGGCCTGGAAGAGCTGGGACGCCGCTACGGACAAGACTCCAACCAATACCGGGACGCCACGGCCATCCTCACTGCTGTCTTGCAGAAG TTCGGTGAGGACCTGTATGGTCTCTATGGCAACAATGCTGTGGTGCAGGTAGTCACGGTGAAGAACTTTGAGGCACCATTGACCAGAAAGTCACGTTCAATCCTTGAGTCCAAACAAATT AGCAATCCAGGCAGCCCCTATAATCTGGCTTACAAGTATAATTTTCAGTATGCAGTCATCTTTAACATAATTCTGTGGCTGATGATCATCCTGGCCCTTGCCGTCATTGCCATCGCCTACAACCTCTGGAACATGGACCCCGGCTATGACAGCATCATCTACAGGATGACCAATCAGAAGATCCGGATGGACTGA